Proteins from one Cicer arietinum cultivar CDC Frontier isolate Library 1 chromosome 3, Cicar.CDCFrontier_v2.0, whole genome shotgun sequence genomic window:
- the LOC101511005 gene encoding UV-stimulated scaffold protein A homolog, producing MEEEEKEGHGKVAKVRALIDKATNSTAPDVDPRLLKAIKTVVRYSDSELRFATQTLMDLMKRDHSQVRYLAIQIIDELFMRSKLFRTLVVENLDQLMSLSVGFRRDLPLPAPPSVASLLRSKAIEFLEKWNVSFGVHYRQLRLGYDYLKNTLRLQFPNIQANVERIRQERRERERRSKEILLNKFESLKEKFSIIKGEILSTMDEIDRCLDILHSKQEPVSDDILDDEELDDFRSLELQQLRREAINEGDKVYESSDNKVVFDALRELYKLLVTKHLVSIQEWVSVLIRVEVTDNRFRDSTLKEFIDIRNRLKSIKKKCEEAGCSVLNTSKLDGEEDFWEEGGVISIETSSNVPDNKNKQPDMASTSHKTHSGDLGSYTKESNSSNTNSLLHGGNESESNPVRSKLLTEAPVIRWGSHLDSWGSNRVFMANQRGLELESHWGRVDDDAVIPSDKIAELSVQAMPYEEKQIEIQPCRAPLRKGGLCQRKDLKICPFHGSIIPRDDEGRPLNPSPSEDVNVDIKTDSALAEQLAKQAVKNVRETEKEAAKKREIDRQSLKRAKLAKIREHNEAVLRDAALTSTSISAAFGEDEVTNEVSARDKKSSLASMLKKKVTPKDRIAQKLLSSRARDNAGSQHMTLEDAKYRDAFPNQW from the coding sequence GTTAGGTACCTTGCAATTCAAATAATTGATGAACTCTTTATGCGTTCAAAGCTTTTTAGGACCCTTGTTGTTGAGAACTTGGATCAGTTAATGTCCTTGAGTGTTGGTTTCCGGCGAGATTTGCCGCTTCCAGCCCCTCCTTCTGTTGCATCCCTTTTGCGTTCAAAGGCCATTGAATTTTTGGAGAAGTGGAATGTGTCGTTTGGGGTTCATTACAGGCAGCTCAGATTGGGTTATGATTACCTTAAGAATACTCTAAGGCTTCAGTTCCCTAACATACAAGCTAATGTGGAGAGGATTCGGCAAGAGAGAAGGGAACGAGAGAGGAGGTCGAAAGAGATTTTGTTGAACAAGTTTGAATCTTTGAAAGAGAAATTTTCCATAATAAAGGGAGAAATACTTTCTACGATGGATGAGATTGATAGGTGTTTAGACATTTTGCATTCAAAACAGGAGCCTGTGTCAGATGATATCTTAGACGATGAAGAGCTTGATGACTTCCGCTCTTTGGAGCTGCAGCAGCTTCGTCGTGAAGCAATAAATGAAGGGGACAAAGTTTATGAGAGCAGTGATAACAAGGTAGTTTTTGATGCATTGAGGGAGCTATACAAACTTCTGGTGACAAAGCATTTGGTTTCTATCCAAGAGTGGGTTTCTGTTCTGATAAGAGTTGAAGTAACTGACAATAGATTCAGAGATTCTACTTTGAAGGAGTTCATTGATATCCGAAATCGTCTCAAATCAATCAAAAAGAAATGCGAGGAGGCAGGTTGTTCTGTTCTAAACACATCAAAACTTGATGGGGAAGAAGATTTTTGGGAGGAGGGTGGTGTTATATCCATTGAAACCTCGTCTAATGTGCCtgataataaaaacaaacaaccTGACATGGCATCAACTTCCCATAAAACGCATAGCGGTGATCTTGGTTCATATACTAAAGAATCTAATAGCTCTAATACCAACAGCCTACTTCATGGAGGAAATGAATCTGAGTCGAACCCTGTGAGGAGTAAACTTTTGACAGAAGCTCCTGTGATAAGATGGGGTTCTCACTTGGATAGTTGGGGTTCAAACAGGGTTTTTATGGCCAACCAGCGTGGCTTGGAGCTTGAAAGTCACTGGGGTAGGGTAGATGATGATGCAGTTATTCCATCAGATAAAATTGCTGAGTTGAGTGTTCAGGCAATGCCTTATGAAGAAAAGCAAATTGAGATCCAACCATGTCGCGCTCCTTTGAGGAAAGGGGGACTCTGTCAGAGAAAAGATCTGAAAATTTGTCCATTTCACGGATCTATTATTCCTCGGGATGATGAAGGGAGGCCACTTAATCCTAGTCCTTCAGAAGACGTGAATGTTGATATAAAGACTGATTCAGCACTAGCAGAGCAGTTAGCAAAACAAGCTGTAAAAAATGTTCGTGAAACAGAAAAGGAGGCGGCCAAAAAAAGAGAAATTGATAGACAATCATTGAAACGTGCAAAACTTGCTAAAATTCGGGAACACAATGAAGCAGTTTTACGGGATGCTGCATTGACTTCAACTTCAATATCAGCTGCTTTTGGAGAAGACGAGGTGACTAATGAAGTGTCTGCCAGAGACAAGAAATCAAGTCTTGCATCCATGCTGAAAAAGAAAGTAACACCAAAAGATAGAATAGCTCAGAAGCTTTTGAGTTCACGGGCAAGGGATAACGCTGGTAGCCAGCATATGACCCTTGAGGATGCTAAATATAGAGATGCCTTCCCAAATCAGTGGTAA
- the LOC101509273 gene encoding uncharacterized protein, which produces MKVVSVALRSFKCNLSNRFQQTHLLRNLSTWTFPDNRTANEKGDKSESFEEFEKRIFSPGGTSKTDAILDKLNQRVNNRDRYSSVQGGSSQFLDDLEQTFDTLSDGMDGKLNNAARYFEFDPDEIDKEDYSFRYDTTFHRGSTYTLKDLDLTKPAARKPPIRSELSVTTKEVLSQADFRNVRFLANFITEAGILIKRSQTGISAKAQRKVAREIKTARAFGLMPFTTMGTKSFIYGRTMENLDDDFSYRSEIRNTPSELDVDGDIP; this is translated from the exons ATGAAGGTTGTTTCAGTAGCACTTAGGTCATTCAAATGCAATTTGTCAAATAGGTTTCAACAGACTCATTTGCTTAGAAATCTCTCTACTTGGACATTTCCAG ATAACAGAACTGCTAATGAGAAGGGTGACAAGTCAGAGTCCTTTGAGGAATTTGAGAAGCGGATATTTAGTCCTGGGGGGACTTCCAAAACTGATGCCATTCTAGATAAGCTGAATCAACGGGTAAACAATCGAGATAGATATAGTTCAGTGCAGGGTGGAAGTTCCCAGTTTTTGGATGATCTAGAACAAACTTTTGACACATTATCTGATGGAATGGATGGAAAACTGAATAATGCTGCTAGATACTTTGAATTTGATCCTGATGAAATCGATAAAGAGGATTATTCTTTTCGATATGATACCACTTTTCATCGTGGATCAACATATACTCTAAAG GATCTTGATCTTACAAAGCCTGCTGCACGCAAACCCCCGATAAGGAGTGAACTCTCAGTAACCACTAAAGAAGTTCTTAGTCAAGCTGATTTCAGG AATGTAAGATTCCTAGCAAACTTCATAACAGAAGCTGGAATTCTTATCAAGAGAAGCCAG ACTGGCATTAGTGCAAAGGCTCAAAGGAAGGTTGCCAGGGAGATTAAAACTGCACGAGCTTTCGGCTTGATGCCCTTTACAACAATGGGTACGAAGTCATTTATTTATGGGAGAACTATGGAGAATCTCGATGACGACTTCTCTTACAGGAGTGAAATTAGAAACACGCCTAGTGAACTTGATGTGGACGGAGACATCCCTTAA
- the LOC101508961 gene encoding E3 ubiquitin-protein ligase SINAT3, whose translation METGGVDSSMLSLNMMEEDEHPHQFSSISKLHNNSQTTTSVHDLLECPVCTNSMYPPIHQCHNGHTLCSTCKTRVHNRCPTCRQELGDIRCLALEKIAESLEFPCRYISLGCSEIFPYYTKLKHETICTFRPYTCPYAGSDCSFLGNIPYLVAHLRDDHGVDMHSGSTFNHRYVKSNPMEVENATWMLTVFHCFGKYFCLHFEAFQLEMAPVYMAFLRFLGDDREAKNYSYSLEVGGNGRKLTFEGSPRSIRESHKKVKDSHDGLIIYRNMALFFSGGDTKKLKLRVTGKIWKEQQNSQGVAS comes from the exons ATGGAAACAGGTGGTGTTGATAGCAGTATGTTGTCATTGAATATGATGGAAGAGGATGAGCATCCTCATCAATTTTCTTCAATCTCAAAGCTACACAACAATTCTCAAACCACTACTAGTGTCCATGATCTTCTTGAATGCCCTGTTTGCACCAATTCAATGTACCCTCCAATCCATCAG TGCCACAATGGGCACACCCTTTGTTCAACATGTAAGACAAGGGTACACAACAGATGCCCAACTTGCAGACAAGAGCTTGGTGATATAAGGTGTTTAGCATTGGAGAAGATAGCAGAATCACTTGAATTTCCTTGTAGATACATCTCTCTTGGTTGTTCAGAGATATTTCCATATTATACCAAACTCAAACATGAGACTATTTGTACCTTTAGACCATACACATGCCCTTATGCTGGATCAGATTGTTCTTTTCTTGGAAATATTCCATATCTTGTTGCCCATTTAAGAGATGACCATGGTGTTGATATGCATTCTGGATCCACTTTTAACCATCGTTATGTCAAATCAAATCCTATGGAAGTTGAAAATGCTACATGGATGCTAACG GTTTTCCACTGTTTTGGTAAATATTTTTGTCTTCATTTTGAAGCATTTCAACTTGAAATGGCACCTGTTTACATGGCTTTTCTTAGATTCTTGGGTGATGATAGAGAGGCTAAGAACTACAGTTACAGCCTAGAAGTGGGAGGAAATGGACGTAAACTAACATTTGAAGGGAGTCCAAGAAGCATTAGAGAAAGCCATAAGAAAGTGAAGGATAGTCATGATGGCCTTATCATATACCGTAACATGGCACTTTTCTTCTCGGGTGGGGATACTAAAAAGTTGAAGCTGAGAGTAACAGGAAAGATATGGAAAGAACAACAAAACTCTCAAGGTGTAGCTAGCTAG